The proteins below are encoded in one region of Segatella copri:
- a CDS encoding type IV secretory system conjugative DNA transfer family protein — translation MEESKELQGFYKIFRAVIYISVLMEFFEYAIDPRAIDGFGGVVCDLHDRIKQWFIYHDGNLVYSKVVTFLLVCITCVGTRNKKHLEFDARKQVLYPLVSGVLLLVLSVWLFGYAMDTRLYALRLNIILYMVATIIGTVLVHIALDNISKFLKEGLMKDRFNFENESFEQCQKEEYNKYSVNIPMRYYYKGKFRKGWVNIVNPFRGTWVVGTPGSGKTFSIIEPFIRQHSAKGFAMVVYDYKFPTLATKLYYHYKKNQKLGKLPEGCKFNIINFVDVEYSKRVNPIQQKYINNLAAASETAETLLESLQKGKKEGGGGSDQFFQTSAVNFLAACIYFFINYGKEPYDKDGKILIAEKVLDPKTMQMKPTGKVFNHAGEEVEPAYWLGKYSDMPHILSFLNESYQTIFNVLETDNEVAPLLGPFQTALKNKAMEQLEGMIGTLRVYTSRLATKESYWIFHKDGDDFDLKVSDPKNPSYLLIANDPEMESIIGALNALILNRLVTRVNTGQGKNIPVSIIVDELPTLYFHKIDRLIGTARSNKVSVALGFQELPQLEADYGKVGMQKIITTVGNVVSGSARSKETLEWLSSDIFGKVVQLKKGVTIDRDKTSINLNENMDSLVPASKISDMPTGWICGQTARDFVATKTGMNGSMNIQESDEFKTSKFYCKTDFNMADIKKEESEYMPLPKFYTFKSRDERERILYKNFVQVGEDVKAMIAEIFNKKNAK, via the coding sequence ATGGAAGAAAGCAAGGAGCTACAAGGATTTTACAAGATATTCAGGGCGGTCATCTACATATCCGTGTTGATGGAGTTCTTTGAGTATGCCATAGACCCAAGGGCGATAGACGGCTTTGGCGGTGTGGTGTGCGACCTGCACGACCGCATCAAGCAGTGGTTCATCTACCATGACGGCAACTTGGTGTATAGCAAGGTGGTGACGTTCCTGTTGGTGTGCATCACCTGTGTAGGCACGAGAAACAAGAAACATCTGGAGTTTGATGCCCGAAAGCAGGTGCTGTACCCACTGGTGAGTGGCGTGCTGCTGCTGGTATTGTCCGTGTGGCTCTTCGGCTATGCAATGGACACTCGTCTCTATGCCCTAAGATTAAACATCATCCTATATATGGTGGCAACCATCATCGGAACGGTATTGGTGCATATCGCCTTGGATAACATCTCGAAGTTTCTGAAGGAAGGACTAATGAAAGACCGCTTTAACTTTGAGAACGAGAGTTTCGAGCAGTGCCAAAAGGAGGAATACAACAAATACAGCGTGAATATACCCATGCGCTACTACTATAAGGGCAAGTTCCGCAAGGGATGGGTGAACATCGTGAACCCATTCCGTGGCACCTGGGTAGTGGGCACACCGGGTAGCGGTAAGACATTCTCCATCATCGAGCCGTTCATTCGACAGCATAGTGCAAAAGGCTTTGCCATGGTCGTTTACGACTACAAGTTCCCTACCTTGGCAACCAAACTGTACTACCACTATAAGAAGAACCAAAAGTTGGGCAAACTGCCAGAAGGCTGCAAGTTCAACATCATCAACTTCGTGGATGTGGAATACTCCAAGCGAGTGAACCCGATACAGCAGAAGTATATCAATAACTTGGCAGCAGCGAGCGAGACCGCAGAGACATTACTTGAATCCCTGCAAAAAGGAAAGAAGGAAGGCGGTGGCGGTAGCGACCAGTTCTTCCAGACCTCAGCCGTCAACTTCCTCGCCGCCTGTATCTACTTCTTCATCAACTATGGCAAAGAGCCATACGACAAGGATGGTAAGATACTGATAGCAGAGAAAGTACTTGACCCGAAGACCATGCAGATGAAGCCGACCGGTAAGGTGTTTAACCATGCAGGAGAAGAAGTGGAGCCAGCCTATTGGTTGGGCAAGTATAGCGATATGCCTCATATTCTTAGTTTTTTGAACGAAAGTTACCAGACAATCTTCAATGTGCTGGAGACCGACAATGAGGTAGCACCCTTATTGGGACCGTTCCAGACCGCCTTGAAGAACAAGGCAATGGAGCAGTTGGAGGGTATGATAGGTACACTGCGTGTCTATACCTCACGTCTTGCCACCAAGGAAAGCTATTGGATATTCCACAAGGACGGCGATGACTTCGACCTGAAGGTCAGTGATCCGAAGAATCCGAGCTATCTGCTGATAGCCAATGACCCAGAAATGGAGAGCATCATTGGAGCATTGAACGCCCTTATTCTCAATCGCTTGGTAACACGAGTGAACACAGGACAAGGCAAGAACATCCCCGTGAGCATCATCGTGGACGAGTTGCCGACCCTCTACTTCCACAAAATAGACAGACTGATAGGCACAGCCCGAAGCAACAAGGTGAGCGTAGCCCTGGGCTTTCAGGAGTTGCCGCAGTTGGAAGCCGACTATGGCAAGGTTGGTATGCAGAAGATTATCACCACCGTAGGCAATGTGGTGAGCGGTTCGGCACGAAGCAAGGAAACGCTCGAATGGCTGTCCTCCGACATTTTCGGAAAAGTGGTGCAACTGAAGAAAGGTGTGACCATCGACCGAGACAAAACAAGTATTAACCTGAACGAGAACATGGACAGCCTTGTCCCTGCCTCCAAAATTTCGGATATGCCGACAGGATGGATCTGCGGACAGACCGCAAGAGACTTTGTGGCAACCAAGACCGGCATGAATGGCAGTATGAACATACAGGAAAGCGACGAGTTCAAGACCAGTAAGTTCTATTGCAAGACCGACTTCAATATGGCAGACATCAAGAAAGAAGAAAGCGAGTATATGCCACTGCCCAAGTTCTACACCTTCAAGAGCCGTGATGAGCGTGAGCGCATCCTCTATAAAAACTTCGTGCAAGTTGGTGAGGACGTGAAAGCCATGATAGCAGAGATATTCAACAAGAAGAATGCCAAGTGA
- a CDS encoding glycoside hydrolase family protein, whose protein sequence is MIKKIKTYILLTLLLLCQNIMAQNKTPTTDSPSQTDLGIFALPPLERAVRCIKYYEGWHDIKRNYPYIGWGHRILPHEKFSKNLTYQHADSLLRSDITKLCAMFRKYGKDSLLLAVLAYNVGPYKILGNKRFPKSRLLQKIERGLRDIEKDYLDFCRWRGKCIPSIKRRRMTELQLLYIP, encoded by the coding sequence ATGATAAAAAAGATAAAGACATACATTCTCCTAACGCTCTTGCTGCTGTGCCAGAATATCATGGCACAGAACAAGACACCCACAACAGATAGCCCAAGCCAAACCGACTTGGGCATCTTCGCATTACCTCCCTTAGAACGAGCGGTGCGCTGCATCAAGTATTACGAGGGATGGCACGATATTAAGCGCAACTATCCCTATATCGGATGGGGACATCGGATTTTGCCGCATGAGAAGTTCAGCAAGAACCTCACCTATCAGCATGCCGATTCTCTGTTGCGTTCAGACATTACCAAGTTATGCGCCATGTTCCGCAAGTATGGCAAGGACTCACTACTCCTTGCCGTACTTGCCTACAATGTCGGACCCTACAAAATATTAGGGAACAAAAGATTTCCGAAGAGCCGTCTCCTGCAAAAGATTGAACGAGGATTGCGTGACATAGAAAAAGATTACCTTGACTTTTGCAGATGGAGAGGCAAATGCATTCCGTCCATCAAAAGGCGAAGAATGACAGAACTTCAACTATTATACATCCCATAA
- a CDS encoding UpxY family transcription antiterminator gives MKVDEWTSEDVHTSGGGEFPPCAGLTSDALPEAQSTVSAESSQTGVSTRNAHIASKPKVQKEEEIPHWYALRTTYGREKKAYDYMTAKGITAFYPTTEVVKLIKGKRKIVIESRLPNIFFAYGTEEQLKTFVYDNVNLPFLRFYYRHVHVGRRIEKVPMIVPDYQMESLKIICAADADNTIVSLAEVPKFKQGQMVRVIDGAFKGVVGRVARWQGQQRVAVVLEELVTVVTAYVPSAFLEKII, from the coding sequence ATGAAAGTCGATGAATGGACATCAGAAGATGTACACACCTCAGGAGGAGGTGAATTCCCTCCTTGCGCTGGACTTACCTCCGACGCCCTCCCCGAAGCTCAAAGCACAGTTTCCGCCGAGAGTTCACAAACAGGGGTGTCCACCAGAAATGCCCATATAGCAAGTAAGCCTAAAGTGCAAAAAGAGGAAGAAATTCCTCATTGGTATGCTTTACGCACCACCTATGGTAGAGAGAAAAAAGCATACGACTATATGACCGCCAAAGGCATCACGGCTTTCTATCCTACCACCGAGGTAGTGAAACTTATAAAAGGTAAGCGCAAAATTGTTATCGAGTCACGTTTACCCAACATCTTCTTCGCCTACGGTACCGAAGAACAACTCAAAACCTTTGTTTACGACAACGTAAATCTCCCATTCCTTCGTTTTTACTATCGTCACGTCCACGTTGGGCGCAGAATAGAGAAGGTTCCTATGATAGTTCCAGACTATCAGATGGAAAGTCTCAAAATCATCTGTGCTGCCGATGCGGATAATACAATCGTGTCATTAGCCGAAGTGCCAAAGTTCAAGCAAGGACAGATGGTGAGAGTAATAGACGGAGCATTCAAAGGAGTGGTAGGCAGAGTTGCAAGATGGCAAGGACAACAGAGAGTGGCTGTTGTGCTGGAAGAACTGGTAACGGTGGTGACAGCGTATGTGCCGAGTGCGTTTTTAGAGAAAATCATTTAA
- a CDS encoding IS630 family transposase gives MGARYKRIRKRPRGKPSPQLYAYKKEKLQELEELDSKGELVLYYADESHVCTNGYVPYGWQFKNEDVYIPSEKAARLNIFGMITKRNQYKGFTTKESINADKIVDYLDRFSFNVTKKTVIVLDNASVHRNRKVKELRKIWENRGLFLVYLPPYSPELNPAEILWRILKGKWIRPIDYETTDSLFYCTNRALASVGTNLFVNYSYL, from the coding sequence ATTGGTGCAAGATATAAGCGTATAAGAAAACGCCCAAGGGGCAAACCCTCACCGCAGCTCTACGCATACAAGAAAGAGAAGTTGCAAGAACTTGAAGAACTTGATTCCAAAGGGGAACTTGTGCTATATTATGCCGACGAAAGCCATGTCTGTACAAATGGATATGTTCCATATGGCTGGCAATTCAAGAATGAGGATGTTTACATCCCATCCGAGAAAGCTGCCCGGCTTAATATCTTTGGTATGATTACCAAAAGGAACCAATATAAAGGCTTTACCACAAAAGAGTCCATCAACGCAGACAAGATTGTGGACTATCTTGACAGATTCTCTTTCAATGTCACGAAGAAGACTGTAATTGTCTTGGACAATGCTTCTGTTCATAGAAATCGGAAGGTGAAAGAACTGAGGAAAATTTGGGAGAATAGAGGATTGTTCCTCGTCTATCTTCCACCTTATTCTCCAGAACTTAATCCTGCCGAGATTCTTTGGCGTATACTTAAGGGCAAATGGATAAGACCGATAGATTACGAGACTACGGACTCGCTTTTCTATTGTACGAACAGGGCCTTGGCCTCTGTGGGTACGAACTTATTCGTGAATTATTCATATTTGTAA
- a CDS encoding helix-turn-helix domain-containing protein: protein MKPIKVLELSEVDRLKLEKGYHNGPTHSFRIRCKSILLKSEGKSAPKIAEMLEVTVPTVYAWVKRYEENGIKGLETRPGQGRKPIMDCSDEEAVRKAIEEDRQSVSKAREAWQNATGKEASDITFKRFLETLVQDISV from the coding sequence ATGAAACCAATAAAAGTACTTGAATTATCAGAGGTTGATCGCCTCAAATTAGAGAAAGGCTATCATAATGGCCCTACTCATAGTTTTCGTATCAGATGCAAATCCATATTGCTGAAGTCAGAAGGTAAATCAGCTCCCAAAATAGCAGAAATGCTTGAGGTGACTGTACCTACTGTCTACGCATGGGTAAAACGTTATGAAGAAAATGGCATCAAAGGCTTGGAGACACGTCCTGGTCAGGGTCGAAAGCCTATTATGGATTGTTCTGATGAAGAAGCAGTCCGCAAGGCAATTGAGGAAGACCGTCAAAGCGTGTCTAAAGCACGTGAGGCATGGCAGAATGCGACTGGCAAAGAAGCCAGTGACATTACCTTCAAACGTTTTTTAGAAACATTGGTGCAAGATATAAGCGTATAA
- the tet(Q) gene encoding tetracycline resistance ribosomal protection protein Tet(Q): MNIINLGILAHIDAGKTSVTENLLFASGATEKCGRVDNGDTITDSMDIEKRRGITVRASTTSIIWNGVKCNIIDTPGHMDFIAEVERTFKMLDGAVLILSAKEGIQAQTKLLFSTLQKLQIPTIIFINKIDRAGVNLERLYMDIKTNLSQDVLFMQTVVDGSVYPVCSQTYIKEEYKEFVCNHDDDILERYLADSEISPADYWNTIIALVAKAKVYPVLHGSAMFNIGINELLDAISSFILPPASVSNRLSAYLYKIEHDPKGHKRSFLKIIDGSLRLRDVVRINDSEKFIKIKNLKTIYQGREINVDEVGANDIAIVEDIEDFRIGDYLGAKPCLIQGLSHQHPALKSSVRPNKPEERSKVISALNTLWIEDPSLSFSINSYSDELEISLYGLTQKEIIQTLLEERFSVKVHFDEIKTIYKERPIKKVNKIIQIEVPPNPYWATIGLTLEPLPLGAGLQIESDISYGYLNHSFQNAVFEGIRMSCQSGLHGWEVTDLKVTFTQAEYYSPVSTPADFRQLTPYVFRLALQQSGVDILEPMLCFELQIPQVASSKAITDLQKLMSEIEDISCNNEWCHIKGKVPLNTSKDYASEVSSYTKGLGIFMVKPCGYQITKGGYSDNIRMEEKDKLLFMFEKSVSSK, encoded by the coding sequence ATGAATATTATAAATTTAGGAATTCTTGCTCACATTGATGCAGGAAAAACTTCCGTAACCGAGAATCTGCTGTTTGCCAGTGGAGCAACGGAAAAGTGCGGCCGTGTGGATAATGGTGACACCATAACGGACTCTATGGATATAGAGAAACGTAGAGGAATTACTGTCCGGGCTTCTACGACATCTATTATCTGGAATGGAGTGAAATGCAATATCATTGACACTCCGGGACACATGGATTTTATTGCGGAAGTGGAGCGGACATTCAAAATGCTTGATGGAGCAGTCCTCATCTTATCCGCAAAGGAAGGCATACAAGCGCAGACAAAGTTGCTGTTCAGTACTTTACAAAAGCTGCAAATCCCGACAATTATATTTATCAATAAGATTGACCGTGCCGGTGTGAATTTGGAGCGTTTGTATATGGATATAAAAACAAATCTGTCGCAAGATGTCCTGTTTATGCAAACTGTTGTCGATGGATCGGTTTATCCGGTTTGCTCCCAAACATATATAAAGGAAGAATACAAAGAATTTGTATGCAACCATGACGACGATATATTAGAACGATATTTGGCGGATAGCGAAATTTCACCGGCTGATTATTGGAATACGATAATCGCTCTTGTGGCAAAAGCCAAAGTCTATCCGGTGCTACATGGATCAGCAATGTTCAATATCGGTATCAATGAGTTGTTGGACGCCATTTCTTCTTTTATACTTCCTCCGGCATCAGTCTCAAACAGACTTTCAGCTTATCTCTATAAGATAGAGCATGACCCCAAAGGGCATAAAAGAAGTTTTCTTAAAATAATTGACGGAAGTCTGAGACTTCGAGACGTTGTAAGAATCAACGATTCGGAAAAATTCATCAAGATTAAAAATCTAAAGACTATTTATCAGGGCAGAGAGATAAATGTTGATGAAGTGGGTGCCAATGATATCGCGATTGTAGAAGATATAGAAGATTTTCGAATCGGAGATTATTTAGGTGCTAAACCTTGTTTGATTCAAGGATTATCTCATCAGCATCCCGCTCTCAAATCCTCCGTCCGGCCAAATAAGCCCGAAGAGAGAAGCAAGGTGATATCCGCTCTGAATACATTGTGGATTGAAGACCCGTCTTTGTCCTTTTCCATAAACTCATATAGTGATGAATTGGAAATCTCGTTATATGGTTTGACCCAAAAGGAAATCATACAGACATTGCTGGAAGAACGATTTTCCGTAAAGGTCCATTTTGATGAGATCAAGACTATCTACAAAGAACGACCTATAAAAAAGGTCAATAAGATTATTCAGATCGAAGTACCACCCAACCCTTACTGGGCCACAATAGGGCTGACTCTTGAACCCTTACCGTTAGGGGCAGGGTTGCAAATCGAAAGTGACATCTCCTATGGTTATCTGAACCATTCTTTTCAAAATGCCGTTTTTGAAGGGATTCGTATGTCTTGCCAATCTGGTTTACATGGATGGGAAGTGACAGATCTGAAAGTAACTTTTACTCAAGCCGAGTATTATAGCCCGGTAAGTACACCTGCTGATTTCAGACAGCTGACCCCTTATGTCTTCAGGCTGGCTTTGCAACAGTCAGGTGTGGACATTCTCGAACCGATGCTCTGTTTTGAGTTGCAGATACCCCAAGTAGCGAGTTCCAAAGCTATTACAGATTTGCAAAAACTGATGTCTGAGATTGAAGACATCAGTTGTAATAATGAGTGGTGTCATATTAAAGGGAAAGTTCCATTAAATACAAGTAAAGACTATGCCTCAGAAGTAAGTTCGTACACTAAGGGCTTAGGCATTTTTATGGTTAAGCCGTGTGGGTATCAAATAACAAAAGGCGGTTATTCTGATAATATCCGTATGGAAGAAAAGGATAAACTTTTATTCATGTTTGAAAAATCAGTATCATCAAAATAA